AACAACGCCTGATTTAAAAGTCTTCGAGCAAATTAACATCACCTCAACATCCTCATAATTTATCGAGGCAGCATCAATTACCCCTTTCCACCAATCAGGACTTCTTACTGTAATGTGCGCATTTTCGCCATTTGGCAGTAGAGCCCTGGCTTTATAGCAAGCAACATTTATCACAAGTAGCTTGTTTGTAAGAGAGAATAGCTCGTCTATAATATTTGGAATGTCTGCGACAAAGATATGCTCGAGTACATCCATGCACACAACACAATCGGACTTGCTTTTGTCCATTAAATTGCGTGCGGGTTCAAATATGCATACTTCTTTTACACGGAAAAATTGCTTTGCTGTTTCTCCGGTTGCTGGATCAAAACCGGACGCATCCCAATCTGAACCTCCTCCGCCATAATCCAACACCGTTTTTATTTCATCTCTTGAGATTTGTTCTTTGCAAAAATTTCTAAATTTTCTCAATTCAAAATCATTATATGCATTTGATACTTTGGAACCGTCTGTTCTTGCGTAGCCAGTGACTGCCATCTCTTCATATAATTTAATTAACTTGTTTCCTTTATCCGATAGCTTCAAGTTCTTCACTCTTCCTCTCCAGCACGGGACTGCTCTTAACATAAAGACTATGGGCATACCTACACCAGCACGCCAGACAAAAGTAAACCGTTTGTATTTTCGCTAAGGAAGCGCCCAAGTCACCATAAAATCATGTGCTAATTATCTTGGGAACTGACTGTGGTATATAAAAAAACAAGCGCAAACTTTCGTAAGCGCTTGTTTTAATTTCATACTCAATAAAACGTATATTACCGCTTTGAGAACTGGAAGCTCCGGCGGGCTTTGCGTTTACCGTATTTTTTCCGTTCAACAACCCGGCTGTCGCGGGTGAGGAAGCCGGCGGCTTTCAATGCGCCGCGCAGGGCGGGTTCATAGATTTGCAAGGCTTTTGAAATGCCGTGCTTGACCGCGCCGGCCTGACCTGACAATCCGCCGCCTTTCACTGTGGCGCTCACATCGAACTGATCTTCGACACCGGCCACCTGAAACGGCTGGCGCAGGATCATCTGCAACACCGGGCGGGCAAAATAAGCATTCATTGCTTTGCCGTTGACGACAACTTTACCAGATCCGGGTTTGATCCAAACACGTGCCACGGCATCTTTTCGTTTGCCGGTGGCATAGGAACGGCCAAGGTCATCACGCACAGGTTCACGAGGCGCGGCGACAGCTTCGGCCGCGACCTCGGGTGTATCAGCGACTGTTTCCAGATCGCTCAGAGATTTGATATCTTCGGACATTAGACAGCCACCCGTGTGTTTTTAGAGTTCATCGATTTGACATCCAGCACTTCTGGCGCCTGCGCCTCATGCGGATGCTCGCTGCCAGCATAGATGCGCAAATTGGTCATTTGCTTGCGGCTGAGACGGTTGCCAGGCAGCATCCGCTTGATCGCGCGCATCAAAACCCGCTCGGGGTGATCGCCTTCAAGGATTTCTTCCTTGGTGCGCGATTTGATGCCCCCGGGATAGCCGGTGTGCCAGTAATAATTTTCCTGCCGCTTTTTGCCCGTGATCTGGACTTTTTCAGCATTGATGATGACCACGTTGTCGCCGCAATCCATATGCGGTGTGAACGATGCTTTGTGCTTGCCACGCAGACGCATGGCGACAATCGAAGCCAAACGGCCCAGAACAACGCCTTCTGCGTCGATCATGATCCATTTCTTTTCGATATCTGCAGGGGTTGCAGAATATGTTTTCATAACGGGCGATCCCTTGATATTTCATGTCACAAAGCCGCCGCGGCCCTGTGTGATCTAGAGTGCTGTGTATAAAGCCTCTAATTGCACAGTCAAGCGCATTAAAGTTGATTTATTACAATGTTTTCAATTGGTTACAAAATAGGTATTATTTTACCCCACAACACAAAGCCATTAATCCTGCCAAATCCGTCTTAAACCAGATTAAAACCAGTTCATGGTTTTTGTTGCTAAATCCGGTTTACCGTGTTCTTCTTTTTTTGTATTTTACCTAATTTTATTTGTGAAGACGTTTTTATGGACGCGAGCTTTGTTCGCCTGATTAATTATGAAGGGAAAAGCATATGTGTGATATTTGCGTAATGAATTCGGTTAAGAAAAAAATGTTGTCGAGGCGTAGTTTTTTTAAAGCCACGGCAGCGACGGGCCTTGCGGCCGTGGCAACTGGGGCATCGGTGCCTGCGGCTCTGGCAGATGGGCATGGTTCGGTCGAGGACATGACCCATACTTTGCATACCGATTTTCCAACTTATTTTGGCGAGTCGCAGTTTTCAAGCGAGCAGATTTATAATTATGCGGAGCATTCTTTCAACCTTAACCAATACACCGTCAATGAACACACCGGCACGCATATCGATGCCCCGCTGCATTTTTCCAAAGACGGCACCTCGGTTGATGAAATTCCAGTATCCGAGCTTGTTGCGCCGCTTTGTGTGATTGATATCGCTGCGCGCGCGGCAGAGGACGCCGATACACAGGTTACGCCGGATGACATCCGCGCTTGGATTGCGACAAACGGCGACATTCCAAACGGTGCTTGTGTGGCAATGCACTCGGGATGGGCCGGTAAAGTTGATACCGATGATTTTCGCAACTTTGATGGCAAAGCGCAGCACTATCCAGGGTTTCATATCGAAGCTGCCCAGATGCTGATCGAGCAAACAGCCGCCCGCTCACTAGCGGTAGATACCCTATCGCTGGATTACGGTATCTCGGCTGATTTTGCGGCCCATTATGCTTGGCTGCCAACGGGTCGATTTGGCATCGAGAATATCGCCAATTTAGATCGGGTTCCAGCCGCAGGGGCAACTTTGGTCATCGGCGCACCAAAACACGCTGGTGGCTCTGGTGGCCCGGCACGGATTTTTGCATTGGTATAACACGCGTTACGAGCAAGCTGCGCGCTTGATTGAAAGCATAGAAATTTATTTCTAAGCGCGGCTTGTTCCTTAACGTTCCTTTACGCGGCCCAAAAAAAAGGGCGGTACGCAACTATATTGTCTTTTTCAAAGACAGCCCTGCCGGATTTGCCGCAGTGACATTGGCTGGCATAAAAGCCCTGCAGTTTTGCACTGCCCCTTCTGTTGAAGCACTGTGTCTGGCCTTCAAAACATATAGCCAATTCGGCCCAAAGCTGTTCGAACTTTCCAAATCTATCGCCGCATACGACAATACTAATATCACCAGCTGATTATTATTGCCATTTCCCCTATAGCGTGTTTTCCTAAATTTATATTTTACCTATTATAGAAAGTCTTTCCCATGCACTTCAAAGCGCGGCTGGTGGCGGGCCAAACCCTAAGCGGACTTGCCTATGGGTTCTGGCTGGCCACGGCGGGGATATATTTTATCGACAAAGGGCTTGAGCTTTGGATGGTGGGGCTGATCCTCGGGCTTAGCCCTGTAGTGACCGCCGCGCTAGAAGTGCCCTTTGGCATGCTGGCCGATCACCATGGACGGTTGCGTATTTATCGGCTGTCCGTGCTGATTATTTTGATAGACCTCGCAATGCTGTCGCTGTTTCATTCGGTGCCAATGTTCATTGCCGCATCGGTTTTGGGCGGGATAGGACAGGCGCTTCAAAGCGGCTCGCTTGATGCATGGTACGTGCAGCAGCTCAATCAGCGCGGCGAAGGCGAGAAACTTGAGATTTTAAGCGGGCATTTGCAGGCCGCAATGGCCGCCGGTATGGCGGTGGCGGCCATTGCTGGCGGTTATACTCCCGATTTTATGCCCAACTTTATGGGCATTTCCGGCACCGAATGGAATCCGCTCATCGCTTCGGGCGTGCTGATGGCGGTTTTACTGCTAAGTTACGGGCTGTATTTCGAAGGCGAAAACCATCACGGTGCCAGCGCCGAGGACGCACCGCATCAATCCATTGGCGGCATTCTGCGCGACGCGCTGCGCAACCCGTTTGTGGCCGAACTGCTGCTGGTGGGCGTCATGGCCGGCGCTTCCATCGCGGCGATAGATCTGTTCTGGCAGCCGCGCCTGCGCGAAATTGCGCCGGACATATCCTATGCCATCTTTGGCTGGATGACCTTTGGCTATTTTGCCACTGCCATTCTTGGCCCATTGCTGATCGGGCAGATTGCCAAAGCGCTTAATATTTCCCCGCGCCGCCAGATGCGGCTGATCCCGCTTGGGTTTTTTGGCGTGATCCTTGCGCTTGGGTTTATCGGATCGGTGCCGGTTTTTGTGCCGGTTTATTTGGCCTTTATGCTGCTTTTTTCAATGCTGAGCCCAGCGACCTTTACGCTGATCAATGAGGCCTCGGAAAACCACAACCGCTCAGCAATGCAAAGCCTGACCAGCCTGACATTTACCTTGGGCGCGGGCACCACCGCGCTTGGGCTGTCGTGGATTTTGCGTAGCAGCAGTCTTTCCGCGCTCTGGATCGGCATCGCGCTCTTTGGCATCACGCTGACCCTTGGCAAAAACCTTTATATGCGCCGCTTCGCTGAACCAGAAATTGAAGCCAGTGATTAAGCGTCCAGCTCGCTGTCCCAGTAAAGGAAATCCATCCAGCTTTCGTGTAGGTGGTTGGGCGGAAACTGACGCCCCGCATTGCGCAGCTCTTCGGCTTCTGGCTGGCGCGGCGGGCGGCGTAAATTCATCCCGGCACGCTTTAGGCTTTTAGACCCCTTCTTAAGGTTGCAGGGGCTGCAGGCCGCAACAACATTTTGCCAGCTGGTGACCCCGCCGCTTGCGCGCGGCACCACATGATCAAAGGTCAAATCCCCACGTGCGCCGCAGTACTGACAGCAAAAACTATCCCTTAAAAATAAATTAAAGCGCGTGAAGGCCACGCGCTTTTGAGGTTTTACATAGTCTTTTAAAACAACCACAGAAGGGATTTTTATTCGCGTCGTCGGACTGTGAACGTATTGATCATATTCCGCGACAATATCGACCCGATCCATAAAGGCCGCTTTGACCGCATCCTGCCAACACCAGAGCGACAAAGGATAATAAGACAAGGGGCGATAATCAGCATTTAGCACCAGTGCCGGATGTTGCCGAAGAGCCGAGGGGTCACGTACAAATTCCGTTCTAAATTCACCGTCCATAAAGTCGTGACCTCACCTTACTGCTCGCTCTGTTTTGTGGAAAGGTCTCGGCCTTTCCTTGTGCCCACTATATATCGCAGATGCCTTCTGACAACCCCCGATATCTTGGTTTATCAGGTCTTTAAGGTGATTTCGTACCGGCGATATGACGCGACAAGCGATTATGGGTCAAAGGCCCAGCTTATCGCGCATAAAAGCAAGCGCCACAGACAATCCATCCGGCGCGATGCCGTGCCCGGTGCCTTTTTGGATATGCGCAAAAACATCCTTAAAACCGGCACTTTGCAGGGCCTCGGCCGCTTCGGGCATCGATTGCACCGGCACCACTTCATCCTCATCCCCATGGATTAGCAGTACAGGCGGGCGGCTGAGCACATCGTCAATTAATAATTCTGGCTCGACCAATCGCCCAGAAAACCCAACCACACCGGCAAAGCTGTCTTCGCGGCGCGGCGCAATATGCAAGCTCATCATCGTGCCTTGGGAAAAGCCGAAAAGCACAACCTGTTCCGGCAACAGGTCATGATCCACCATCAATGCATCTACAAAGGCATTGAGATCTTCAAAAGCGGCCTGCATGCCGCGTTGCGAAGCCTCTAAGCTTGAGCCGTCGATCCATGGAATGGGAAACCACTGATATCCCATGGGAATACCTTCGCAGCTTTCCGGCGCATCCGGCGCAACGAAAAGCGTATCAGGCAAATGTTCACCGAGCGGATCGGCAAGGGACAACAAATCGGCCCCATTTGCACCATAGCCGTGAATAAAAACCACTGCCGAGCGTGTATTGCCCGAAACCGGTGCGCGCTGCTCTGCATTTAAAATCCGTGTCATCGAATGCCCTCTCGCTGTTTGGCAATTTTGTAATAAGCCCAGAGCAGCCGCGCTGCAACCGCTCTCCAAGGGGACCAGTCTTCGGCCATCTGCCGCAGTGCGCGTTCGCTTGGCCGCTCGGGCAACTCAAACAGAATACGCGCCGCTTCTTGCAGCGCAAGATCACCAGGGGCAAACACATCCGCACGCCCAAGGCTAAACATAGCGTAAATCTCAGCGGTCCAGACACCTATTCCAGGCACTTCGGTTAAGGTGGCGATGACCGCATCGCTAGGGGCCTCGCGCAGCGCGCCATAGTTAATGCGCGCCTCGGCCAAGGCTCGTGCATAGCGGATTTTCTGCCGGCTCAGGCCCGCCGCGCGCAATGCCTCATCGCTGGCCCATTGAATTTTGCGCGGCCCGGTCAGACGTGCATCGCGCAACCGGCCCCAAATGGCACTGGCCGCAGCGACACTAACCTGCTGGCTTACGATGGCGCTGAGCAATTGCGCAAATCCGTCCGGCCGCCGCCGCAATGGCAGCGTGCCCGTCAGCGCAAGCGCTTTGGCAAACCGAGGCTCCGACTTGGCAAGCCAGAGCGCTCCTTCGAAAACGCAGGCCGGTGCGGTTATTATTCTTTCGCTGTGCATTTCCCCCCAAAGCCTTAAGAACGCCAGACCGCAAACGCGGACCTAACTTTGATTTATCTTACTTGGTCAAAACTGTACAGCAATGCACCCTGCCCCGATGCCCCTGTGCACCTAGGGTTAGAGCACATAACCAGAATATGATTTTTGCAGCGAGATAGAGTGCGGATCCGAAGGTATGGGCGCATCAGCCCTAGCGTGCGGCGATGCTGCGCCAGTCCTTGAGCAACACATCAGAGCCCTTAAAGTCACTGCGCTGCCCTTTGGTCCGAGGTGCGCGACGAAGCTGACTTTCACAATCCTGTCGCAGATGACTGCTATTAAGTTCGTTAAGCCAAGCTCTCAATGCCAAATGATATATCATCGCTCATGCGCTGGGTTCTGTCTTCTTTCGTTTTTGTTGTATCAAGACAATAGGAACCAACATGACAAGTCCAACTAACATTGTCGAGACGCCAGGCGCGATAAACAGGAACGCGGTGATACCGACATACCAACGCTCCCAGTTTTTGAGAGGCGCGCTTAAATAACCGGAGAACGCTACTCCTAGAGAGCCAATGCCTAGTAGCGCTCCGACAAGTGTATAGGTAAATGCCCACCACGTGAATCCATCTGCGACTAGCAGTAAAGCTGGTGAATAGACAAATACGAAGGGAACAAGTGCTTTGGCAATGCCTAGCCGGAACGCCGTATTGCCTGTTTTGAAGGGGTTAGACCCCGCGATACCTGCGGCGGCATAGGCTGCTAGTGCGACGGGCGGAGTGATGTCAGCTAGAACGCCATAATAGAAGACGAAGAAATGCGAAACGATTGGTTCAACTTGCAATTGCGCCAGTGCAGGTGCCGCGACAGCAACTAGGATGATGTATGTCGCAGTCGTTGGGATGCCTGCGCCCATTATGATGCACGCAATCGCGATTAGAACGAGTGAAAAGAACAACGCCCATTGACCGACGCTAAAGTGATTGAGCGGCCAGATACCACCGACGACCTCGCCAATGTCGGTGGCCGTTTGCACCACCACATAGCCCAAACGAAAGCCAACCCCCGTCAGGGTGACTACCCCCACAACAATACCAACTGTCGCGGCGGCTGCGCCCACGGCAAGTGTGCTTTTTGCTCCGGAGCCTAGCGCGTGCCATAAATCAGAGAGTGACAGGCGATTATTCGGGTTTAAAAATCCAACAACTACACAGGCAATGATCCCGTAAACCGCAGCATAGTCAGGTGTTTTTCCAGACAAGATCAAATAAACCAAAATGATCAGTGGGATTATCGATAGCCAGTGATCTTTCAGCACTACACCTATTTTAGGAAGCTCTTCTGCCCTTAAGCCGCGCAGGCCCAATTTTTTCGCTTCCAGATGGACCATGATGAAAATACCGAAATAATGCAGCAAGGCCGGAAACAAGGCCGCTGCCAACACATCTCGCAAGGGAATTTCAAGGTATTCGACCATGATAAAGGCTGCAGCCCCTAGGATCGGCGGTGTTATTTGTCCGCCTGTTGAGGCCGTGGCCTCCGTAGCACCAGCAAAGTGCGCGGGGTAGCCAATACGCTTCATTGCGGGGATTGTTAACGCGCCAGTCGTTACAGTATTGGCAATTGATGAGCCAGAGATCGTCCCCATGAAAGCCGATGAAAATATCGCTACTTTTGCCGGGCCGCCAGAGTAGCGACCAGCCACGACCATTGCCAAATCGATGAACAGCTGACCAAGACCAATGCGTGTCGCCAGCACGCCAAAAAGGATAAATAGAAATACGTATTGCGCCATGACGCCAATAGCTACGCCGTAAAGGCCCTGATTGGTCATGTAGAGGTGGTTGATGATGCCTAGCCAGCTTGAGCCACCATGCTTCAATGCGCCAGGCATCCAAGGTCCGAAATAAGCAAAAGCAATGAACAAAATTCCGATGATCGGCAGGGTTGGCCCCACAGACCTGCGGGTTGCTTCAAGCGTAAGCAACAACAGTGCGGTACCCATCAAAACATCTGATTGGGACGGATTGCCGACCCGCTCGGAGACGATCTCGGGCGGAAGTAAAGGCAGATAGATCGCAGCCACAACGGCCAAAGCCGAGAATAGCAGATCAAGTATTGGCACGCCTTGTATCCGAAACCTACCAGCCACAGGAATTCGTCCGGTTTCGCGACGCCATCCAAATAGGAAAAACACAAGCCCAAGGACAAAAGACAAATGGATGCCACGATGCAAAAGTTCGCGGATCAGACCAAAGCCAGAGGCATAGAAATGATAAACAGACATGGCCACAAGAATGGCTGTAACGAAAAAACCAACCGCAGCACCTGTTGGTCTAAAAGCAGTCTCAGGATCAAATTTGCGTTCTAATTCTGCCAATTCTTCGGCAGTTAACTCGGGGCTCAGGGCCGGTGGTGAGCCGGACGTATCTTCAATCTTGTCATCTGTCTCTCGGTTGACTGTCATGATTTTTGTCCAGCTTAAAGATCAAAAAAGGCTCAAGAGGTTTGCACCACTTGAGCCTATTGTTTAAAACCTATTCCTACTTAAGTAGGCCGGCTTCTTTATAGAAACGCTCAGCACCTGCGTGAAGTGGCACACCAACGCCATTCAGCGCAGTAGCGGGTGTTATGGTCTTGCCTTTGGCATGGCCCACGTCTAGCAGCTTGCGGCTCTCGTCGTTCCACAGAGCTTTGGTAATACTGTAGATCAGTTCTTCGTCTTCATTTGCTGAAGTGAACCACTGTGCACCAACAGCTACAGTAGGGGTTGTCTTTACACCCTCATACGCGCCCTCAGGTATATCAGAAGATGCAAAAAATCCATATTTGGAGGTCAGGGCATCAGCACCAGCACCGTCAATTGGAACCAATTTGATGGACGCCGCAGATGCCAATTCAACTAAAGAACCCGTTGGGTATCCAGCGACAACAAAGAACGCATCAATCTTGCCATTACGGAGTGCTTCGGACGCTGCACCACCTTTCAAGGCCTCTGCAGTGATCATATCAGCTGACAGGCCGTTGGCCTCCAAGATCAGGTTTGCGTCGACATACGTGCCAGAACCAGGCTCATCAAGCGACACGCGCTTGCCTTTGAGATCAGCGACGGAGTTTATGCCACTGTCAGCCATAGTCACTAGATGGATGTGCTCTTCAAAAAGAGCGGCGATAGTCCGTAGATCCTTTGCAGGTTCTTTGCCTTCCATTGTGCCAGTGCCTGTGAAAGCCCAATAGGCCACATCGGACTGCGCGAAACCAGAGTTGCGCAATCCTGAGATAATCGCGTTTACATTGTCCACAGAACCACGCGAGGAAACAGCCGACGCAATCAGACCATCGACCCCACAAGAGCCACCTTTGCCGCATTCGCGCGATCCCGGAGGTTTTGAGATTGCGTTCGCAATAACACCACCAACAGGGTAGTATGTATAGGCCGTACCGCCTGTTCCAATTGTGAAAAAGTTTAATTCCTGCGCTTTCATTGGCAGCGCCAACAACAACGTTGATGTGGCGGCCAAAGCCGCTGTGCGAAGGTATTTATTCATGAGTTTCCTCCCAGAAAGCTTATCATTTCTTTGCCCGAATCTAGGCGGCTTTATTAGGCCAGTTCTAGTCTCTGACTTCAACCTATCCAAAAGATTTATCACCCTTAAATGTTTTTTCAACCAATGGCTTGCCTTTCGCTTGGTCTCACACTAGCACTTTTTGAATGATAATTTCTTCCCCTGATGCACAGGCCAAACGCAATGTCGCTGTGCTTATTTTTGCCCAAGCCATTTTAGGCTCGCAAATGCCGATTATTTTCATTCTGGCTGGTCTTGCAGGCCAGTCGCTGGCGGAAAATATCTGTTATGCCACCCTACCAATATCGGTGATTATTATCGGCTCGATCCCAGGCGCGCCGATGATATCAAGCATCATGCAGCGCTACGGGCGCAAGGCCGGGTTTTTCATTGGTGCAGGCGCCGGCGCCATCGGGGCCATTATCGGCAGCTTCGGGCTATACTACGATTCCTTTGCGCTGTTTTTACTGGGCAGTCTTTTTACCGGCATTTATATGTCCGCCCAGGGGTTTTACCGCTTTGCCGCCACCGATACCGCCTCGGATGCGTTTCGGCCGAAAGCCATTTCATATGTTTTGGCCGGCGGACTTTTGGCCGCCATCATCGGCCCGCAACTGGCCAAGATCACCTCGGATGCTTTTGTTATCCCCTTTCTTGGCGCCTATATGGCGGTGATTGCGCTCAATGTGTTTGGCGCTTTTGTGTTTGTGTTTCTCGACCTGCCAAAGCCGGATCAGGATGCAGCAACCAGCAGCGGTGGTCGCAGCTATCTTGAATTGCTGCGCAGCCCTAAAATTGCCACCGCAATGCTGGCAGCGATCATTTGCTATTCGATGATGACGCTGGTGATGACCGCAACGCCTTTGGCCATTGTGGGCTGCGGCTATTCGCAAAACACCGCAGCCGATGTGGTCTCTGCCCATGTGCTTGCGATGTTTATGCCATCGTTTTTCACCGGTCATCTGATTGTGCGCTTTGGCGTTGAGCGGATTATTCTGTGCGGTATTGCGCTGCTTGGCGCGGCCTGCATTGCAGGCCTTAACGGCATCACCATTGGTAATTTCTATGGCGCGCTTGTGCTGCTGGGTCTGGGATGGAATTTCGGCTTTATCGGCGCCACAACGCTTTTAACCAGCGCCCATAGCCCCGCAGAGCGCGGCCGCGCGCAGGGGATGAACGACTTTTTTATCGCGGCCAGTATCACCATCGCGTCCTTTGCCTCGGGCGGTTTGATGAACTGTAGCGGCAATAGCACGGCCGAGGGCTGGAATGCGGTGATTATGACTATGATCCCGCTGCTGGCGGTGGCGGCAATGGCGATCCTGTGGCAAATGCGGCAAAGTGCGGCGCAGCTTACCAGCGGCCGGTAAAACTGCGTAGCAAAAGCCCGGCGCGAAGCGCAAAGGGCGAAGCGGGCTGCAAGCCGCTGATCACCCGTTCGGGCGCCCGCCGCGCTTGCATAAGAACCCCTTTGGCGGCCGAACCGCACAGCAGAGCCGCACCCGCTTGGGCGGAAACTTCACTGCGCGCCGCGCGCGCTTTGGCAAGCTGCTGCAAGCCCCGCTCGGCCAAGGCGCGGATCGCTTCGGGCGATGGATCAAGCAGCGGCTGGCGGCCGGCGGCGATTAACGCAGGCACGGCTGCGAAAAAATTTGCAAGCCCCACGGCGCTGCCGAAATCTTCAAGCAAATCACTGTCACCGGGGCCGAGCGCCTGCGCCGCAACCCGCAAAAGCCGCCCCGAGGTGTGGCGCAGATAGCTGCCGAAATCATCTGCATCGGTGAACGGCTCGCGGTAGATATCCCAGCGCCGCGCGGTGACCAGATCGCGCAGGTCTTCGGCGGCCTGCACGGTGAGCGCGTCGGCCAGCGGGGTGACCACTTCGTGCCGGCGCACTCTGCCCCCTGCTGCAATTTCACCCAGCGCATCCTGCCACCATTGCAACCGCATTTCGGCAATCATCGGCTCTTGCGTCATCCAAGGCGCGCGCGCCACTTCTAGGTTAAAGGCAAAAATCGCAAACAGCTTTGGCCGCAGCGGCGCCGGCGCGGCCATCACCGCACGAAACCGCGCCGCATCGCCGCGTTCAAGCAGTCGGGCACAAGCAGAGATATCATCAGAAAACGCCATAGAGACCTTTGGGACAGACAGCAGTTGCCCTCTGGCATATAGCGCCCCCACGCTCAAGGGGCAATTGGGGGGTATCGGCCATAGCCGCCGATCAGTCGCGATAATCCCTTATCGATCCTTGATTGAGAATCTTTGCTGGAACAAGGCGATAATGCCGCTCTTCAACGACCTTGATCTCGTCGCTTTGCAAGGTGAGTTCAAACAAAGCAATAATCTGATTATCCATGAACTGAGCGGCGATAGCACGACACCGCATTCCCGGGAATTTGTCTTCAACAAAGCGGATATCTTGTGAAATTTGGACCATCCCAATTTGATCATTCCCACCCTTTGCCTGAACTGGAATAACGTAGTGACATCCACGTTTATCGAGACCGACATAGAGCTCATCGATCTCGATCTGGCCAATGCCTGTCACGGTTGTGCGTAGGTGGTTTTGTAGACTGTATGTCGTAAGCCCCAAAAAGGTGTCTATAAGTCGATTGTAACGAACAATAGCCAAAAGTGCCTGCTCGTCGTCCAGCGCATAGGCGCGGATTAGCTCCGGCGTGGCATCAGGAATTTCGGTTGTCAAAAGGTCTTTACGAGGCAAGACACGATTAAATTTGACCAAGCGAAAACTGTAAACTGCCTTCCCGGCAAGCTCAATTACCCACTCCATACCATCTGGCTGAGTGTTGAGGATTCTATCAGGCAAAGCAGCCCTGAACCTAAACCAATAAAGCAGGTCCCCCAAGTTCTTTGGTAGTTGTATATTTAGCGTCTTGGCAGCGTCTTCAATATCTGTACGTACAAATTCGAGTTCGGTTTCCCCGTCCACGTAAAGATCAAAAAATATCTTATCAATAAGAGCGCCATACCGATTAGATTTTTTAGCCATGTGCGACCCTCTCAGTTTTGAGATCTTCCTCAATCTCTTCCTGTTTCCGCTTTGTTGCGCCGCTTTTCCGGTCACGTTTGCTTGGTGGGGCCTGTACTCCAAAATATAGCGACGCTTGGGAACGATCGAGTGTCAAAAGTTTGGGGTCCCCAAGAGAGATAGCGTTGCTTGGGCTCGATGGCTTCTTGCCAAGTGCTTCAATCATTTTGGTTGCAATAACCCTAGCCAACGGTGGAGGGACAGAATTTCCGATTTGTCGTGCTCCGTGCCATTTTGTAACATTGAACCTGAACCAATCGGGGAATCCATGCAGCCGTGCCATTTCGCGCACGGTTATGCAACGCGCATAGCGATAGTGGATCGGGCGCGGGCTGGTGAATGCTCCCCTCGCGCCATCCGTCCCTGCCCGAAGCGTATTCGAGACTCCACCTCTTGGAAG
The nucleotide sequence above comes from Rhodobacteraceae bacterium Araon29. Encoded proteins:
- the rpsI gene encoding 30S ribosomal protein S9, whose product is MSEDIKSLSDLETVADTPEVAAEAVAAPREPVRDDLGRSYATGKRKDAVARVWIKPGSGKVVVNGKAMNAYFARPVLQMILRQPFQVAGVEDQFDVSATVKGGGLSGQAGAVKHGISKALQIYEPALRGALKAAGFLTRDSRVVERKKYGKRKARRSFQFSKR
- the rplM gene encoding 50S ribosomal protein L13, which produces MKTYSATPADIEKKWIMIDAEGVVLGRLASIVAMRLRGKHKASFTPHMDCGDNVVIINAEKVQITGKKRQENYYWHTGYPGGIKSRTKEEILEGDHPERVLMRAIKRMLPGNRLSRKQMTNLRIYAGSEHPHEAQAPEVLDVKSMNSKNTRVAV
- a CDS encoding cyclase family protein — encoded protein: MCDICVMNSVKKKMLSRRSFFKATAATGLAAVATGASVPAALADGHGSVEDMTHTLHTDFPTYFGESQFSSEQIYNYAEHSFNLNQYTVNEHTGTHIDAPLHFSKDGTSVDEIPVSELVAPLCVIDIAARAAEDADTQVTPDDIRAWIATNGDIPNGACVAMHSGWAGKVDTDDFRNFDGKAQHYPGFHIEAAQMLIEQTAARSLAVDTLSLDYGISADFAAHYAWLPTGRFGIENIANLDRVPAAGATLVIGAPKHAGGSGGPARIFALV
- a CDS encoding HNH endonuclease, encoding MDGEFRTEFVRDPSALRQHPALVLNADYRPLSYYPLSLWCWQDAVKAAFMDRVDIVAEYDQYVHSPTTRIKIPSVVVLKDYVKPQKRVAFTRFNLFLRDSFCCQYCGARGDLTFDHVVPRASGGVTSWQNVVAACSPCNLKKGSKSLKRAGMNLRRPPRQPEAEELRNAGRQFPPNHLHESWMDFLYWDSELDA
- a CDS encoding prolyl oligopeptidase family serine peptidase — protein: MTRILNAEQRAPVSGNTRSAVVFIHGYGANGADLLSLADPLGEHLPDTLFVAPDAPESCEGIPMGYQWFPIPWIDGSSLEASQRGMQAAFEDLNAFVDALMVDHDLLPEQVVLFGFSQGTMMSLHIAPRREDSFAGVVGFSGRLVEPELLIDDVLSRPPVLLIHGDEDEVVPVQSMPEAAEALQSAGFKDVFAHIQKGTGHGIAPDGLSVALAFMRDKLGL
- a CDS encoding DNA-3-methyladenine glycosylase 2 family protein, with amino-acid sequence MHSERIITAPACVFEGALWLAKSEPRFAKALALTGTLPLRRRPDGFAQLLSAIVSQQVSVAAASAIWGRLRDARLTGPRKIQWASDEALRAAGLSRQKIRYARALAEARINYGALREAPSDAVIATLTEVPGIGVWTAEIYAMFSLGRADVFAPGDLALQEAARILFELPERPSERALRQMAEDWSPWRAVAARLLWAYYKIAKQREGIR
- a CDS encoding MFS transporter encodes the protein MHFKARLVAGQTLSGLAYGFWLATAGIYFIDKGLELWMVGLILGLSPVVTAALEVPFGMLADHHGRLRIYRLSVLIILIDLAMLSLFHSVPMFIAASVLGGIGQALQSGSLDAWYVQQLNQRGEGEKLEILSGHLQAAMAAGMAVAAIAGGYTPDFMPNFMGISGTEWNPLIASGVLMAVLLLSYGLYFEGENHHGASAEDAPHQSIGGILRDALRNPFVAELLLVGVMAGASIAAIDLFWQPRLREIAPDISYAIFGWMTFGYFATAILGPLLIGQIAKALNISPRRQMRLIPLGFFGVILALGFIGSVPVFVPVYLAFMLLFSMLSPATFTLINEASENHNRSAMQSLTSLTFTLGAGTTALGLSWILRSSSLSALWIGIALFGITLTLGKNLYMRRFAEPEIEASD